The Saccharopolyspora gloriosae genome window below encodes:
- a CDS encoding GNAT family N-acetyltransferase codes for MSDQTASLPENPCLVTERLVLRPWEPADFDAVRAWHADPVVMRHLGGVLDSARSDATVRRWTAELESKGFGMLAVCPADGARPIGTVGLGLPAFDSHFTPCVEIGWRLDRGAWGRGYATEAARAVLRDGFDRLGLAEIVAFTARQNTGSERVMNRLGMRYDPSGDFVRRFRPDGPEVPSVLWRVRAGDLGEDGALQENGDPRKGGGV; via the coding sequence GTGAGTGATCAGACCGCATCGCTTCCCGAGAACCCGTGCTTGGTGACCGAGCGGCTCGTTCTGCGTCCGTGGGAGCCCGCCGACTTCGACGCGGTACGAGCATGGCACGCCGACCCCGTGGTCATGCGGCACCTCGGTGGAGTCCTCGATTCCGCCCGCAGCGACGCGACGGTGCGCCGCTGGACGGCGGAGCTGGAGTCGAAGGGATTCGGCATGCTCGCGGTCTGCCCGGCCGACGGTGCGCGGCCCATCGGCACCGTGGGGCTCGGCCTGCCTGCTTTCGACAGCCACTTCACCCCGTGCGTCGAGATCGGCTGGCGCCTTGATCGGGGCGCCTGGGGGCGCGGCTACGCGACGGAGGCCGCGCGCGCGGTCCTGCGGGACGGGTTCGACCGGCTCGGGCTGGCGGAGATCGTCGCCTTCACCGCCAGGCAGAACACCGGGAGCGAACGGGTGATGAACCGCCTGGGCATGCGGTACGACCCCAGCGGGGACTTCGTGCGCCGATTCCGCCCCGACGGGCCGGAAGTCCCGTCCGTGCTCTGGCGTGTCCGCGCCGGCGATCTGGGTGAGGACGGTGCACTGCAAGAAAACGGCGACCCGCGAAAAGGGGGAGGCGTGTGA
- a CDS encoding LuxR C-terminal-related transcriptional regulator, whose protein sequence is MTSQAESAESSPALHEEHESPKRVRVAAWAADPITLNGLTQALMGRLDVFVATGELPADVDVLVVAADRVSMDVMVNMRRAAAQCSAPMVLVTNELDRTQLLAAVECRVVAVLHRSAATEERLVSTIDVVAGGGGLLPPNLLGDLLRQVQNLHEEVLAPRGLNSSGLTSREVDVIRLLTEGCDTEEIATRMCYSERTVKNVIYAMTSRFNLRNRPQLVAYAMRSGII, encoded by the coding sequence ATGACTTCCCAAGCCGAATCAGCAGAATCGTCGCCGGCCCTGCACGAGGAGCACGAGTCACCGAAGCGCGTGCGGGTGGCGGCCTGGGCGGCTGATCCCATCACGCTGAACGGTTTGACGCAGGCGTTGATGGGCCGTCTCGACGTGTTCGTCGCGACGGGCGAACTCCCCGCCGACGTGGACGTCCTGGTGGTCGCAGCCGACCGGGTCAGCATGGACGTCATGGTCAACATGCGCCGGGCCGCCGCTCAGTGCTCGGCACCGATGGTGCTGGTGACCAACGAGCTCGACCGGACCCAGCTGCTGGCCGCGGTCGAATGCCGCGTGGTCGCGGTGCTGCACCGCAGCGCGGCCACCGAGGAACGGTTGGTCAGCACGATCGACGTCGTGGCCGGAGGTGGTGGTCTGCTGCCGCCGAACCTGCTCGGTGATCTGCTGCGCCAAGTGCAGAACCTGCACGAAGAGGTGCTGGCTCCGCGCGGTCTGAACTCCTCCGGGCTGACCAGTCGCGAGGTCGACGTCATCCGGTTGCTCACCGAAGGGTGTGACACCGAGGAGATCGCGACCCGGATGTGCTATTCGGAACGCACCGTGAAGAACGTCATCTACGCCATGACGAGCCGCTTCAACCTGCGCAACCGTCCGCAGCTGGTCGCGTACGCGATGCGTTCCGGAATCATCTAG
- a CDS encoding AAA family ATPase: MFTHRPTHQPAAPDHLTLPDAALQRTPQRGNTARERGPSARSVVRGEVVDRIVDVCLHRPDVPLIVVTGPAGIGRSTALAQARLRLTDERTTTVNVPIPRRECDAAHLAARLADELGAPPARGDFATASFRRLLAALAGQPDRLVVFLDDAHRINPESAGAITAFLNALAGTRITLVCAARSGAADRAGLDRLAGNGLVHEERLRPLGEAEVEQVLAELLNAVPAPGMAAALRNSCRGLPAVIEAAVEGYLASDCLRVVDRRVHLVRDRAPHLSNTHPLFTDLCEPKSPARAVLKSLAVLHPLGEAAPSLIADCVNRGEDEVREILRALAEADVLLRGPQPNSWRFRVPMLATVLASCAGPFERRRIGLLAVRALWNGAPCADPGYLPERLVDAGRLVDPERAAAQLLERSASDAHEDHEVRWLLAATKLTTDPARRAVALHRHAVSCAVQQRFGSAFESAALALRTLPHALSPIAEQQLQLVYVAGLAEHGDATALQDFVREGWRSIPGGAASRIVTRAAALCLLDRWQEAHEQLAAESEQWRSESRATAAFGQAIGRVAASMLGAASGQEQTEDDASSAAGPVKQLVTNALHLRGAAELGDPGAHEQWDEALDTARSTMAAATVHGRAPGRTPMYREAVTILTARGQLNSARTVLDEARSQHLLLPHLLAAPAADLESTLGVHDLSRTLIEQGLARAGADGIVVGTDELWLRLAVWESRHGNAAAGRKCAARLKRIAERLGTPAARRNHLLARVLVERDPVAAREAVELSRSRRRKVELARTALVVAESGLGDPRLLREAYRTFGELDALIPRARLRLLMRARNIAVAGRSATLAENERLLATLITDGLTNQQIGVVLGTSAKSVEGRLTRFFQRAGYQSRAELATAMLRGAAPASA; encoded by the coding sequence GTGTTCACTCATCGACCCACGCACCAGCCCGCAGCCCCGGACCACCTGACACTCCCCGACGCGGCCCTCCAGCGCACGCCCCAGCGGGGCAACACTGCTCGAGAACGCGGGCCGAGTGCCCGTTCGGTCGTCCGCGGCGAAGTAGTCGATCGCATCGTCGACGTCTGCCTGCACCGCCCCGACGTCCCGCTCATCGTGGTCACCGGCCCCGCCGGGATCGGCCGCAGCACGGCTCTCGCGCAAGCGCGGCTGCGGCTCACCGACGAGCGCACCACCACGGTGAACGTTCCGATACCGCGCAGGGAATGCGATGCGGCGCACCTCGCCGCCCGGCTCGCCGACGAGCTCGGCGCGCCGCCCGCTCGCGGCGACTTCGCCACGGCCTCGTTCCGGCGGCTGCTGGCGGCCCTGGCCGGGCAGCCCGACCGGCTCGTGGTCTTCCTCGACGACGCGCACCGGATCAACCCGGAATCCGCCGGCGCCATCACCGCTTTCCTGAACGCGCTGGCAGGCACCCGCATCACCCTGGTCTGCGCCGCTCGCAGCGGCGCAGCCGACCGGGCGGGCCTCGACCGACTGGCGGGCAACGGGCTGGTGCACGAGGAACGGCTCCGCCCGCTGGGCGAAGCCGAAGTGGAGCAGGTCCTCGCGGAGCTGCTCAACGCGGTGCCCGCGCCCGGCATGGCCGCCGCGCTGCGGAACTCCTGCCGAGGACTCCCCGCCGTCATCGAGGCCGCCGTCGAGGGATACCTGGCCTCCGACTGCCTGCGGGTGGTCGACCGCCGAGTGCACCTGGTGCGGGACCGGGCTCCTCACCTGTCCAACACCCATCCGCTGTTCACCGACCTGTGCGAACCGAAATCACCGGCCAGGGCCGTGCTGAAATCGCTGGCAGTGCTGCACCCGCTGGGCGAGGCCGCGCCATCGTTGATCGCGGACTGCGTCAACCGCGGCGAGGACGAAGTCCGCGAAATCCTGCGCGCGCTGGCCGAAGCGGACGTGCTGCTGCGCGGCCCGCAGCCGAATTCCTGGCGCTTCCGCGTACCGATGCTCGCCACCGTGCTCGCTTCCTGCGCGGGGCCCTTCGAACGGCGCAGGATCGGGCTGCTCGCCGTGCGCGCCCTCTGGAACGGCGCGCCCTGCGCTGACCCCGGTTACCTGCCCGAACGGCTGGTGGACGCGGGCAGGTTGGTGGATCCCGAGCGCGCCGCCGCGCAGTTGCTGGAGCGCAGCGCCTCGGATGCGCACGAGGATCACGAGGTGCGATGGCTGCTGGCGGCGACCAAGTTGACCACCGACCCCGCCCGCCGAGCCGTGGCGCTGCACCGGCACGCCGTGTCGTGCGCGGTGCAGCAGCGGTTCGGCTCCGCCTTCGAATCGGCCGCCCTCGCGCTGCGCACGCTCCCCCACGCGCTCTCACCCATCGCCGAACAGCAACTGCAACTCGTCTACGTGGCCGGGTTGGCCGAGCACGGTGACGCGACCGCGTTGCAGGACTTCGTCCGGGAGGGCTGGCGATCGATCCCCGGCGGTGCGGCGTCCCGGATCGTGACCCGGGCCGCCGCGCTCTGCCTGCTCGATCGCTGGCAGGAAGCGCACGAGCAGCTCGCCGCCGAATCCGAGCAGTGGCGATCGGAAAGCCGGGCCACGGCGGCATTCGGCCAGGCCATCGGTCGAGTAGCGGCGTCGATGCTGGGGGCGGCGTCCGGCCAGGAGCAGACCGAGGACGACGCGAGCAGCGCCGCCGGGCCGGTGAAGCAGTTGGTGACGAACGCCCTCCACCTGCGCGGCGCGGCAGAACTCGGCGACCCCGGTGCGCACGAGCAGTGGGACGAAGCGCTCGACACCGCCCGGTCCACGATGGCCGCGGCCACGGTCCACGGCCGAGCTCCCGGGCGCACACCGATGTACCGGGAAGCGGTGACGATCCTGACCGCCCGCGGCCAGCTGAACAGCGCGCGCACCGTGCTCGACGAAGCCCGCTCGCAGCACCTGCTGCTGCCGCACCTGCTGGCCGCGCCCGCCGCGGACCTGGAAAGCACGCTCGGCGTCCACGACCTCTCGCGCACGCTCATCGAGCAGGGGCTCGCTCGCGCGGGCGCGGACGGGATCGTCGTCGGCACCGACGAACTGTGGCTGCGACTGGCGGTATGGGAGTCGCGGCACGGGAACGCGGCGGCCGGCCGGAAGTGCGCGGCGCGGCTCAAGCGGATCGCCGAACGCCTGGGAACCCCCGCCGCGCGGCGCAATCACCTGCTCGCGCGAGTGCTGGTGGAGCGCGATCCGGTTGCCGCGCGCGAAGCGGTCGAGCTCTCCCGCTCCCGCCGCCGAAAGGTCGAGTTGGCCCGCACCGCCCTGGTCGTGGCCGAGAGCGGGCTCGGGGACCCGCGGCTGCTGCGGGAGGCGTACCGGACGTTCGGCGAGCTCGACGCGCTGATTCCGCGGGCGCGGCTGCGGCTGCTGATGCGCGCGCGCAACATCGCCGTCGCGGGCCGGAGCGCCACCCTCGCCGAGAACGAACGGTTGCTCGCGACCCTCATCACGGACGGATTGACCAACCAGCAGATCGGCGTCGTTCTCGGGACCAGCGCGAAGAGCGTGGAGGGGCGGCTGACCCGGTTCTTCCAGCGCGCCGGGTACCAGTCGCGCGCCGAGCTGGCGACGGCGATGTTGCGCGGCGCCGCGCCGGCGTCCGCGTGA
- a CDS encoding helix-turn-helix transcriptional regulator, whose translation MTREKTAITGRDEVLAELWTALSSGTKHGRLLVVRGAQGIGRTRLLEAAARRWLSRGLRVTQVRARRERYGIGAVVDALREDFDRSGGPALIECISALARLREGEPTDQGARFVTVVDEFNRVFGQVGGTGRTAVLVDDVLEIADPVPLLLAARRPGCLVVASLRTGAEPSPVARELLELADEVLDLDPLRNADIATITGGDLDESVHEALRAALGPLYGNPGAVLATVRELRDRGRIVDHRLTPADAEIELPADHELVLRVRRLGALPPRLLAAVAALGALDLDDVPLVAHALGDDLAECERAVDELVEEGLLVGEEERQLRCGCPALAAAFVRQQRDVVRCLAVPRPSGAKVPVRSRAAVGSSGSRSQPAARAQSWSAADGRLLGLISSGLTNRQIGSKLGLSEKTVENQLTRLFAKTGCRSRVELVTVANAPRLAVGGAVGTRIAPSA comes from the coding sequence ATGACGCGGGAGAAGACGGCCATCACGGGCCGGGACGAGGTCTTGGCGGAACTGTGGACCGCGCTGTCGTCCGGAACGAAGCACGGTCGGCTGCTGGTCGTGCGCGGTGCGCAGGGCATCGGCAGGACCCGGTTGCTGGAGGCCGCCGCTCGGCGCTGGCTGTCCAGGGGGCTGCGGGTGACCCAGGTGCGTGCGAGACGTGAGCGCTACGGGATCGGCGCCGTGGTCGACGCGCTCCGGGAGGACTTCGACCGGTCCGGCGGGCCCGCCCTGATCGAATGCATCAGCGCGCTGGCACGGCTCCGCGAGGGCGAGCCGACGGATCAGGGCGCGCGGTTCGTCACCGTGGTGGACGAGTTCAACCGGGTGTTCGGGCAGGTCGGTGGCACCGGGCGGACCGCGGTGCTCGTCGACGACGTCCTGGAGATCGCGGACCCCGTCCCGCTGCTGCTCGCGGCCCGCCGTCCGGGTTGCCTGGTCGTCGCGTCCTTGCGCACCGGTGCCGAGCCCTCCCCGGTCGCTCGCGAACTGCTGGAGCTGGCCGACGAGGTGCTGGATCTGGATCCGCTGCGCAACGCGGATATCGCGACGATCACGGGCGGCGACCTCGACGAGAGCGTGCACGAGGCGCTGCGCGCTGCGCTGGGTCCGCTCTACGGCAATCCGGGCGCCGTCTTGGCGACCGTGCGGGAACTGCGGGACCGCGGGCGGATCGTCGACCACCGCTTGACCCCCGCGGACGCGGAGATCGAACTTCCCGCCGACCACGAGCTGGTGCTGCGCGTCCGCCGGCTCGGCGCGCTCCCCCCGCGACTGCTCGCCGCGGTGGCCGCTCTCGGAGCGCTCGACCTCGACGACGTGCCGCTGGTCGCCCACGCCCTGGGGGACGACTTGGCGGAGTGCGAGCGGGCGGTGGACGAACTCGTCGAGGAGGGGCTGCTCGTGGGGGAGGAGGAGCGGCAGCTGCGCTGCGGCTGCCCGGCCCTCGCGGCGGCCTTCGTGCGCCAGCAGCGGGACGTGGTGCGGTGCCTGGCCGTCCCGCGACCGTCGGGCGCGAAGGTGCCCGTGCGGTCGAGGGCGGCGGTGGGCTCCTCCGGTTCGCGGTCGCAACCGGCCGCGCGGGCGCAGTCGTGGTCCGCGGCCGACGGCCGGCTGCTCGGCCTGATCAGTTCGGGGCTCACCAATCGACAGATCGGTTCGAAGCTGGGGCTGAGCGAGAAGACGGTGGAGAACCAGTTGACCAGGTTGTTCGCCAAGACCGGGTGCCGGTCCCGCGTGGAGCTGGTGACGGTGGCGAACGCGCCGCGGCTCGCGGTCGGCGGGGCCGTCGGCACCCGGATCGCTCCGTCGGCCTGA
- a CDS encoding response regulator transcription factor has translation MTPPNRAQQDRSRARGPRILVLEDDPATSQAITDHLRRADYTAVVVSDGLLGLELAHELRPVLVVLDMTLPGLDGSEFCLELRTRSRVPVIMLTSPDAEQDRLRGLEAGADDYLTKPLDPRELVMRVQSVLHRVRARPPAPSPGIRRAGDLVVDHYARVASRGRRRLVLTNREFALLTFLMDNPGRVFRRDELMRKVWDRDYGDDSTVTVHMRRLREKVELDPSRPEVLVTVWGVGYRFDPPGGRDELG, from the coding sequence ATGACACCGCCGAATCGTGCTCAGCAGGACCGCTCGCGCGCACGAGGACCACGCATCCTGGTTCTCGAGGACGATCCCGCGACGTCCCAGGCGATCACCGATCACCTGCGCCGAGCGGACTACACCGCGGTGGTCGTGTCCGATGGCCTGCTCGGCTTGGAGCTGGCGCACGAGCTGCGTCCCGTCCTCGTCGTGCTCGACATGACGTTGCCCGGCCTCGACGGCTCGGAGTTCTGCCTGGAGCTGCGCACCCGGAGCCGGGTACCGGTGATCATGCTGACCTCGCCGGACGCCGAGCAGGACCGGCTGCGCGGGCTGGAGGCCGGCGCGGACGACTACCTGACGAAACCGCTCGACCCGCGAGAGCTGGTGATGCGGGTCCAGTCGGTGCTCCACAGGGTGCGGGCCAGACCTCCCGCACCGTCTCCCGGCATCCGGCGCGCGGGCGACCTGGTGGTGGACCACTACGCGCGGGTCGCCAGCAGAGGTCGGCGGCGACTGGTGCTGACCAACCGGGAGTTCGCGCTGCTGACGTTCCTCATGGACAACCCCGGCCGGGTGTTCCGCCGCGACGAGCTGATGCGCAAGGTGTGGGATCGCGACTACGGCGACGACTCCACCGTGACCGTCCACATGAGACGACTGCGGGAGAAGGTCGAGCTCGACCCGTCGCGCCCGGAGGTGCTGGTGACCGTGTGGGGCGTGGGCTACCGCTTCGATCCCCCCGGTGGCCGGGACGAGCTCGGCTGA
- a CDS encoding CAP domain-containing protein, with protein sequence MALGAGRDAVRSRTEDKVVSLVNAERTKRGLTRLEGDERLRRSARRHSADMAQRDFFAHQGFRGPSPFERMLAEGFEDPAGENIAVGQETPASVVRAWMQSIPHRENILNGEFRAIGVGLHIGRGTPWWTQNFGY encoded by the coding sequence ATGGCGCTCGGAGCCGGTCGGGACGCGGTGCGGTCCCGAACCGAGGACAAGGTCGTGTCACTGGTCAACGCCGAGCGCACCAAGCGCGGACTGACCCGGCTGGAGGGCGACGAGCGGCTGCGCCGATCGGCCCGACGGCACAGCGCCGACATGGCGCAGCGGGATTTCTTCGCACACCAAGGGTTTCGCGGCCCGTCGCCGTTCGAACGGATGCTGGCCGAAGGTTTCGAGGACCCGGCCGGGGAGAACATCGCGGTCGGGCAGGAAACCCCGGCCAGCGTGGTGCGCGCCTGGATGCAGAGCATCCCGCACCGGGAGAACATCCTCAACGGCGAGTTCCGGGCGATCGGCGTCGGACTGCACATCGGCCGCGGAACTCCGTGGTGGACGCAGAACTTCGGCTACTGA
- a CDS encoding WXG100 family type VII secretion target produces the protein MAQQVQTSTPGMQSAGQKFSDTASDFTRDMQSVNTMMATLQTSWHGDASRNFNQAMDNWEKSFSIVINKLIGMMEVMGINSKDYVAAEDDATSQAGSFGSALPLPGV, from the coding sequence ATGGCACAGCAGGTGCAGACCTCGACTCCGGGCATGCAGTCCGCGGGGCAGAAGTTCAGCGACACCGCCAGCGATTTCACCAGGGACATGCAGTCCGTCAACACCATGATGGCGACCCTGCAGACGAGTTGGCACGGCGACGCCTCCCGGAACTTCAACCAGGCGATGGACAACTGGGAGAAGTCGTTCAGCATCGTGATCAACAAGCTGATCGGCATGATGGAGGTCATGGGGATCAACTCCAAGGACTACGTGGCGGCGGAGGACGACGCGACCAGCCAGGCCGGTTCCTTCGGCTCCGCTCTCCCGCTGCCGGGAGTCTGA